In the genome of Impatiens glandulifera chromosome 6, dImpGla2.1, whole genome shotgun sequence, the window CTGGGTTATACGCCTGATTACGTTGTTTACCACGAGTTGATATTGACTACGAAGGAGTATATGCAGTGTGCAACCGCGGTTGAGGCTCATTGGCTGGCAGAGCAAGGGCCAATGTTTTTCTCGGTTAAGGATTCGGATACTTCGATGTTGGAGCATAAGAAGAAGCAGAAAGAGGAGAAAACTGCCATGGAAGAGGAGATGGAGAATTTGAGGAAGGTTCAAGTTGAGGAAGAGAGGAAGGGGATGGAGAAGGAGAAGGCGAAGAGGGAAAAGCAACAGCAGAGGGTTTCTATGCCTGGTTTGAAGCAAGGTTCTTCAACTTACTTGAGGCCTAAGAAATTTGGATTGTGAATTTTTCTTATGAAATAACAAAGTTTAGTTCACGAATGTATGCATGCAAAATCAAGGCAAAGAAATtgtgtattattattatgatgtatTCTTCTGTTCTGTAATCTGTGCCAAGTTGCAGCATAAACCAAAATTGTAACTTCATATGGAAAGGAATAATGTCCTTTGTTTCTTCACATCTTTCCTTGGTAAAAACACGAATTTCAACATTTTACTTGtgtttatttcatattttaaacatataagAAAGAGTGTAAAAGTTGAATTTCTTCTATATgttctttttattcattctacttggcttgtttttaaataatttaacttggCGGGGTAAAATAGGTTTTATTGTGATACATATTCTAGTTATGAGTTTGTGAATTTATTTGAGAATATATTGAATGGAGTTAGTGTTAATATGAGCAAGAATTTCAACATTGTTTGGTTATGAAATATTCCATTAAAGTTGACTTTATATATCGAAATATGATATAGAGTGAGATGAAAATTGGCATTGCATAGTTATACTGGAAGAAAAATTGGAGTAAATGTGAGGTTTGAGCAAATTCTAACCAAATGACttgatgaataaattacaaaatgataaaagaaagCAAACTTTCATTTTTGTTCTTTATGTTTTTGTTCTTATGTCACATTTGTTGAAAGATTTAACTATTATCCAATAATTctatatactaaattaaattggTACTAAATTTTAAGCATCAAATTActtaaaacaaaacaacaaaatctataaaataaaataaaaacatcataaaGGCTGTAATCTTTAtcttcttttaataaaataccaGTCCATGAAATCGAGATTCTCGAACAGTTTAAGTCAGAATAGATTTGGATATTCTTTTCTTTATAAGGTTTTGAGACTTTAGCTATGTTAGACTTATAATTAACCTTTGTTTTGAAGCTTCCTTTATACTTTgttcttttgtttgaattttttttatctcaatttGTGTTCAACCTTCATGATGTCTTATTCATCCTCAAGAGTTTTTATGTCCCTATTTAGGagttttgtgaaaatattcaTGGACATGATAGATGATAGAAGACCATCTTTTTGCATTTTAGTAGACATATAGTATCATCCAAGTCTTTGTCTACATTTGTGATTTCTCATTCAACATTTTTTAACTTAGGTCCATCGACGAAGAATTTATAAGCTGATGGAAACAAATGGCATGTATAAAGTTGTACTTATTGTCAAGTTTGTGGTTTCCTCAATCACATCCGCCACTTCATCTCTAGTCTCACCCTAACATTCGGCATTCGAGACATCCATACTCACACTCCCGAGACTTGTTTTCATGCTTAGGTCAAGCGGTAACAAAGATATAACTTGAGAGGattctttatttaaagattcttcTAACATCCAATATAATCTTTCAAATGTACTTTCTCAACCGATGCTTATCTATGAACTCAATTTTAAAGGATGGTTCCCACAAATCTAAATATGGTTTGCATATGCCTTTTCGCGATGGTGTTCATGCTGCAATTTAATTCCATCAAAGTATGATTCACGGTTAGAGCCACTTTTTCGAAAGTGGCAATTCCGAATGGAGTGGCCTAGGTTGATGCGACAACAACTAGATTGACGACTGTATGGCCAATGATATTTAGTATAATAGTATATAATTAGTAGTTATGTTATTATAGATGGGATTTAGATAGATACTCTATATTATCTATAATAGTTACAGAAATTTTTTCACAAAAAGAATACTTATCTTACATGCGAGGGGAGTTTATGTgaaaataatatagaataaataGGTAAGAAATGGTACTTTATTTGACAAAAccccattaattaaaaaatgcataagCTCAATCATAATTGAGATAAGGTCCATAGTCCTAGTCCTTTATCCATTAAACAACCATAgtcctttatcatttttttccaAGGTATATATACATCTAACATGCATCCTTTATCCATCGGATTTCAAAAACGTTTATATGGTTAAATATAACATGGGAAATACCGGAGCATGAATCATGTATACAgggaaaaataaagttataaatacaATGCAAAGGGTAAACATTTTGATACTTCAACTGTCATACACTCTCATTAAATTGATGAAAACAATGCAATACAGGTCATGACATAAGTTAGTACGAGAACATGAGCAAAGGAAAGGGTATACAATGCTCCGAAAACATTCAAAAAACAACTCAATTCTCCAATGGAAAggtttttaaaagaatatgaaGTTAGTTTGGAGGATGAGTTCTTTGAACATACAtctcaaacataaaataataatactcaAAAACCCATATGTAAAATCCAACAGGAAAATGAAAGCAGAATTATAATCAAGGCCTCGTGAGTtgtcaaacaaaaaaaaaatagatgcaCTAGATAATTCTTCTTTCCTTCCACTTAACCAGAAAACCTAACTTTGAAGCATGCACTACTCCAAATGGAacataaataactaattaaccaTTTGTCTCAAGATAACATGCAATTGGAAGATGACAAGAAGTACAAACAATTAAGTTATAAAGATCACCATTAATAATGACCTAATTAAATCTGCAATTTCATTGATACAAAAGACAACAAATTTCTTGAGCCAATTGCAATCTATTATGGGAAAAGCAGCCAATAGTGTACCATTGAAAAGCTAGCTCAAACTTGACATGGTTTATTGAAATCGATCAATTAACCTAGCTAGTGAGAGAATACATTGCAACTTTAACTTTTGTACAGGATTTTGAGGCAAAAACAAGGAAACCCTAATCTTATAAATTACCCacaatttacttaaaatatccTTTGATTAGATCATTCATAGAATCACAAgttacttaattaaaatatccttTGATTAGATCATTCATAGAATCACAAATAACTACAACATCAGTTTAGCTGAAAATACccacatataatatatataaaaaaaaaaaaggaagcaAGAACACATATTAATATCCATTACTATAACAATCAAGATCAAGAATCTTTTGTAATTTCTAATATCTCCTACAATAATACACTAAAATGGCCTTGAAGTACTATGGGTATTACTATTTTGTACCGTTTTAGACCTTTTGGCGAAAGAAGATGCTTCTCCATATGAAGAATTAGATGGTTCATCCTTGTCTTCACTAGTACTGTTGATCTTTTCTTGATTAGAAGATCTATCTCCTTCCAATGCTCTATATCTATCCAAGTACATTTTTAATGGACCCGAGTAATCGTCAAAACCAAGAACACCAAGAGCCCAACAGACGTCGTCCCCATTAACTGTCTTTCTCCTCTCTTTCTTGCACTTATCAGATGCTTCGCTCGTGACAAAGCTTATGAACTCGGACACACATTCTTGCATAGTTTCTTTAGATTCCTTTGAGATTTTTGCATTTGCGGGAAGGATTTGCTTCATGATTCGACCAACGTTTGCTATTGGAAGTAACCTGTCTTGTTCTTTGATGTATCCATCGTTATTTGAAGATCTATCTCCTATGTTATCAGCCATAGTGGGAGGAGGGAGGGAGGAAGGAATGAATGAACTTGATCTTACCCAAAGCCTGCTCTTAGTCAAACCTccctttatatttaaatatatattatatacatacatacattaaCATGTACATATATGTCATGTTTACATGTATGTTATGCAACATATATGGCATGTGATGGTGTCatgataaaaagaaatatttacttaatttttttattgttttatgaaaagtgaaatatttaagataaattttgagtgaaaattttgttttagttaattagatgaaaaaaaaaagctcaaatttattaattttgtttcttttcattctattttggcactattcaaaataatttttcttatttgttaaaTGGATTCGTTACTattttgtcaaaaataaaaataatgaatctCATGAACAATAGTTTTCATTCAATTTGCATGCAACTTTCCTATTCAATTCATGGTCATTCTTGAGGGTTTATTTTGAGAGACTATTACGTGCGAAAGATTATTCAAATTCTCCTTATTAAATTCATGAATGAACGATGTTTACAtgatttttta includes:
- the LOC124943450 gene encoding nuclear transcription factor Y subunit B-5-like; the protein is MADNIGDRSSNNDGYIKEQDRLLPIANVGRIMKQILPANAKISKESKETMQECVSEFISFVTSEASDKCKKERRKTVNGDDVCWALGVLGFDDYSGPLKMYLDRYRALEGDRSSNQEKINSTSEDKDEPSNSSYGEASSFAKRSKTVQNSNTHSTSRPF